A window of Paenibacillus sp. 19GGS1-52 contains these coding sequences:
- a CDS encoding sugar ABC transporter permease — protein sequence MKILNEAKSLIKVNIRDYGMYIALIVIMLTFSILTDGLFMSSRNISNLIDATGYIAVLAVGMTLVIVIRHIDLSVGFAAGFLGAIAAILLTQAGVSVFLTIPIILVLGIVVGMFNGFLVAQMGIPSFVASLAGMLIFRGALLLVTEKTGTIMVKDEHFNAIGNGFIPSIAKVGNLNLLSLIVGALIIVLFIYFEFSKRKNKLHYNFEVISNGMFTVKVVFISAIIAYITWILAGYNGFSWTVVIVMIVVVIYHFLTTSTVIGRHIYAVGSNPEAAHLSGISVKKITYIVFGSMGMLTALSGILFTARLQSATTTAGTLFELDAIAAAYVGGVSAAGGVGKVTGSIIGAVVMASLSSGMNLLGVGISYQYMIRGGVLAAAVIFDVITRKQRA from the coding sequence GTGAAAATACTTAACGAAGCGAAGTCGTTGATCAAGGTTAATATTCGGGATTATGGGATGTATATCGCATTAATCGTCATTATGCTGACATTTTCAATCTTGACTGATGGATTGTTTATGTCCTCCCGGAATATTAGTAACTTGATTGATGCCACAGGTTATATTGCAGTATTGGCAGTTGGGATGACGTTAGTCATCGTTATTCGGCATATCGATTTATCCGTCGGGTTTGCGGCCGGTTTCTTAGGAGCAATCGCGGCGATCCTCCTTACCCAGGCGGGAGTTTCCGTATTCCTTACGATTCCAATCATCCTAGTACTGGGTATTGTTGTTGGAATGTTCAATGGTTTCCTGGTTGCCCAAATGGGGATTCCATCATTTGTAGCTTCACTGGCAGGCATGTTGATTTTTAGAGGAGCACTGCTGCTAGTAACCGAGAAAACCGGAACGATCATGGTTAAAGACGAGCATTTTAATGCGATCGGTAATGGATTCATACCTTCAATCGCAAAAGTGGGGAATTTGAATTTACTTTCACTGATTGTTGGTGCATTAATTATTGTCCTCTTTATTTACTTTGAATTCTCTAAACGAAAAAACAAACTCCACTACAATTTTGAAGTAATATCAAATGGCATGTTTACCGTAAAAGTTGTATTTATTTCCGCTATCATTGCCTATATCACTTGGATTTTAGCAGGTTACAATGGTTTCTCCTGGACGGTAGTTATTGTGATGATCGTTGTTGTTATCTATCACTTCTTGACAACTTCTACTGTAATCGGACGACATATTTATGCCGTCGGAAGTAATCCGGAAGCAGCACATTTGAGCGGGATTAGTGTTAAGAAAATTACGTACATTGTCTTTGGCTCCATGGGAATGTTGACCGCTCTGTCGGGTATCCTCTTTACGGCCCGCTTGCAATCGGCAACAACAACTGCGGGAACCTTGTTTGAGCTCGATGCGATTGCTGCTGCTTACGTAGGTGGTGTATCCGCTGCCGGCGGTGTAGGTAAAGTTACAGGTTCTATTATTGGTGCAGTTGTAATGGCATCACTTTCCAGTGGTATGAATCTGCTTGGCGTCGGAATTTCTTATCAATATATGATCCGTGGCGGTGTGTTAGCCGCGGCAGTTATATTCGATGTTATTACTCGTAAACAAAGAGCATAG
- a CDS encoding glycosyltransferase, whose protein sequence is MKVKKPEKILILSGTLGDGHMQAARAMLEASALYRPGMVVEVVDFMSWIHPRIHTFERYCFYQWVNHLPALYGYMFQKTRMDNSLSRLLKQLRTFSIQRMVTLLQEANPTLLVSTFPPAAAAISLLKAKGLIDLPAVTVITDHTDHSYWIHSHTNLYLVGSERVRLALQRRGISKTIITVTGIPVRPAYSQTLDKRKLRAKCGLSPTAFSVLVMGGGEGIINKNFIDQVNSETLSPNIHFNIICGRNEKLMKRLKEELKNRPNVRIKGYVDDIHEWMAMADVLITKPGGLTTSEALASRLPMLLFQPQYGQERDNADFLISAGAAWELSINTLQSQLQQLMDNREILSEMKEADRKLMHRDSARLAINEILNVQQYALNAKWNSPEPQLAFI, encoded by the coding sequence ATGAAAGTAAAGAAACCCGAAAAAATATTGATCCTGTCCGGTACCCTTGGAGATGGACATATGCAAGCAGCGAGAGCAATGCTGGAGGCGTCAGCGCTGTATAGACCGGGAATGGTCGTGGAAGTAGTCGATTTTATGTCTTGGATACATCCCCGTATACATACCTTTGAGCGGTACTGCTTCTACCAGTGGGTGAACCACTTGCCTGCGTTGTACGGTTATATGTTTCAAAAGACACGAATGGACAACTCTTTATCCCGGTTATTAAAGCAACTCCGTACATTTAGCATTCAGCGAATGGTCACACTGCTGCAGGAAGCTAACCCTACATTACTGGTCAGTACTTTCCCGCCTGCGGCCGCGGCAATTTCTCTGCTGAAGGCGAAAGGGCTAATTGATTTGCCTGCGGTTACAGTTATCACAGATCATACTGACCACAGTTATTGGATACATTCGCATACTAATCTCTATTTGGTGGGTTCTGAGCGGGTACGTTTAGCCCTGCAGCGAAGGGGCATATCTAAGACGATCATTACTGTGACCGGTATCCCGGTACGTCCAGCCTATAGCCAGACTTTGGACAAGAGGAAATTGCGGGCAAAATGTGGTCTGAGTCCAACGGCTTTTAGTGTACTCGTTATGGGTGGGGGAGAGGGGATTATTAACAAGAATTTTATCGATCAAGTGAATTCGGAGACCCTGTCGCCAAATATTCATTTCAATATCATTTGTGGGCGTAACGAAAAATTAATGAAACGCCTGAAAGAGGAATTAAAGAACAGACCTAATGTGCGGATAAAGGGATATGTGGATGACATTCATGAATGGATGGCCATGGCAGATGTATTAATAACTAAACCAGGGGGACTCACTACCTCTGAAGCGCTGGCAAGCCGGCTGCCTATGCTTCTTTTTCAGCCTCAGTATGGACAAGAACGGGATAACGCAGATTTTTTGATCAGTGCCGGGGCAGCTTGGGAACTCAGCATTAACACATTGCAGTCTCAATTGCAGCAACTTATGGATAACCGGGAAATTTTGAGCGAGATGAAAGAAGCGGATAGAAAGCTAATGCATAGAGACTCTGCCCGGCTTGCGATAAATGAAATCTTGAACGTACAGCAATATGCTCT